A genomic stretch from Sphingomonas faeni includes:
- a CDS encoding efflux transporter outer membrane subunit, which produces MMRSLVLILAASTALAGCSLAPKYARTELPVPPALPVGDAYLRQSEATLPAITYRDVFRDPRLQQIIVQALANNRDLRVAAANIAATRAQYRIQRADLLPQVDASGRYSYSGGGNGTRNTVTSGGTGGNTGTGNTGTGTGTGTGGVGTGTGVGTGTGTGTGTGSVVSSSSSNSAFSVDLGTTAFELDLFGRIRSLTSAALDRYFATEAAARATRLTLVGDIADAWLTYASDQSLLKIAQDTVASSQRSVTLTNARLRGGVAPRTDLRQAQQILFTAQSDLAQQRTALAQDVNALQLLVGAPVDASLLPASIEQAFPTVATLPAGLDSSILLRRPDVVESEYQLRATNAEIGAARAELFPRISLTGILGFASTSLTSLFSGGAFNYSVAPSVSYPIFRAGAGIAGVAYSQAQRDAALATYERTIQTAFQETADALARQGTIAEQLRANQNFSEAALDTYRLSDARYRGGIDTFLTSLDAQRSLYTAQRNLVATQLVGASNRVALYRVLGGDSTLEATAGGPRPVTMSGAPRAETD; this is translated from the coding sequence ATGATGCGCTCGCTAGTCCTGATCCTCGCCGCGTCAACCGCGCTCGCCGGTTGCTCGCTCGCGCCCAAATACGCGCGGACCGAACTCCCGGTGCCGCCGGCCCTTCCGGTCGGCGATGCGTACCTTCGCCAGTCCGAGGCGACGCTGCCCGCGATCACCTACCGCGACGTCTTCCGCGATCCCCGGCTCCAGCAGATCATCGTCCAGGCGCTGGCGAACAACCGCGATCTCCGCGTCGCCGCCGCCAACATCGCAGCGACCCGCGCGCAATACCGCATCCAGCGCGCCGACCTGTTGCCGCAGGTCGATGCCAGCGGTCGCTACAGCTATTCGGGCGGCGGCAACGGCACCCGCAACACGGTTACGAGCGGCGGAACGGGCGGCAATACGGGCACCGGTAACACCGGAACCGGAACCGGTACCGGCACGGGCGGCGTCGGTACGGGCACCGGCGTCGGCACCGGGACGGGCACCGGCACCGGCACCGGCTCGGTAGTCAGTTCGTCGAGCTCGAACAGCGCCTTCTCGGTCGACCTCGGCACCACGGCGTTCGAGCTCGACCTGTTCGGCCGCATCCGTTCGCTCACCAGCGCCGCGCTCGATCGCTATTTCGCGACCGAAGCCGCCGCGCGGGCCACCCGCCTGACGCTCGTCGGCGACATCGCCGATGCGTGGCTCACCTACGCGTCGGACCAGAGCCTGCTCAAGATCGCGCAGGACACCGTCGCCAGTTCGCAGCGCAGCGTCACGCTGACCAACGCACGGCTGCGCGGCGGCGTCGCTCCGCGCACCGATCTTCGCCAGGCGCAGCAGATCCTGTTCACCGCGCAGTCCGACCTCGCGCAACAGCGCACCGCGCTCGCGCAGGACGTCAACGCGCTGCAATTGCTCGTCGGCGCGCCGGTCGACGCCAGCCTGTTGCCCGCCTCGATCGAGCAGGCATTCCCGACCGTCGCAACGCTGCCGGCCGGACTCGATAGCAGCATCCTGCTGCGGCGTCCGGACGTCGTCGAGTCGGAGTACCAGCTCCGCGCCACCAACGCCGAGATCGGCGCGGCGCGTGCGGAACTGTTCCCCCGCATCTCGCTGACCGGTATCCTCGGGTTCGCCAGCACGTCGCTGACCTCGCTGTTCAGCGGCGGCGCGTTCAACTATTCGGTCGCGCCGTCGGTCAGCTACCCGATCTTCCGTGCGGGAGCCGGGATCGCCGGGGTCGCCTATTCGCAGGCGCAACGCGATGCCGCGCTCGCGACCTACGAGCGCACGATCCAGACCGCGTTCCAGGAAACCGCCGACGCGCTGGCCCGCCAGGGCACGATCGCCGAGCAGCTCCGGGCGAACCAAAACTTCTCCGAGGCGGCCCTCGACACCTACCGCCTGTCGGACGCGCGCTACCGCGGCGGGATCGACACCTTCCTCACCTCGCTCGATGCGCAGCGCTCGCTCTACACCGCGCAGCGCAATCTCGTCGCGACACAACTCGTCGGGGCCAGCAATCGCGTCGCTCTGTACCGGGTGCTGGGTGGCGATTCGACGCTCGAGGCTACGGCAGGCGGTCCGCGCCCAGTGACGATGAGCGGCGCACCAAGAGCGGAAACGGACTGA
- the tal gene encoding transaldolase, which translates to MGALNNLEGFGQAVWLDFVDRKFLEAGGLQKLVDEDGLTGVTSNPSIFEKAMGHGDAYDSTLAKYDEENPGAATIDRYEHLAIQDIKAAAETLKPVYDKLDAKDGYVSLEVSPYISDDTDATIAEAKKLWAAVDRPNLMIKIPGTLAGGPAISSTIASGINVNVTLLFALDAYIRVAEAYAAGLEERVKQGQPIDKIASVASFFVSRIDASIDKEIDARVEKGDAEAEALKAIRGKVAIANAKMAYQWYLDFLKSDRWQALVAKGAQPQRLLWASTGVKDPSYPDTLYIDTLIGKDTVNTMPPKTMDAFRDHGTAAETITQDVDQAKHVLAEAERLGLDLNGVTGKLVEEGVASFVKAFDDLLGSIAKKQPATA; encoded by the coding sequence ATGGGTGCGCTCAACAATCTCGAAGGCTTCGGCCAGGCGGTATGGCTCGATTTCGTCGATCGGAAGTTCCTGGAGGCCGGCGGTCTCCAGAAGCTGGTCGACGAGGACGGCCTGACGGGTGTCACGTCGAACCCGTCGATCTTCGAAAAGGCGATGGGGCATGGCGACGCCTATGACTCGACGCTGGCGAAGTACGACGAGGAGAACCCCGGCGCGGCAACCATCGACCGCTACGAGCATCTCGCGATCCAGGACATCAAGGCAGCGGCGGAGACGCTGAAGCCGGTGTACGACAAGCTCGACGCGAAGGACGGCTATGTCAGCCTGGAGGTGTCGCCGTACATCTCGGACGATACCGACGCGACGATCGCCGAGGCGAAGAAGCTGTGGGCTGCGGTTGATCGGCCGAACCTGATGATCAAGATCCCGGGAACGCTTGCGGGCGGTCCGGCGATCTCCTCGACGATCGCGAGCGGGATCAACGTCAACGTCACGCTGCTGTTCGCGCTCGACGCGTATATCCGCGTTGCCGAGGCGTATGCGGCGGGTCTCGAGGAGCGCGTCAAGCAGGGGCAGCCGATCGACAAGATCGCCAGCGTCGCCAGCTTCTTCGTCAGCCGTATCGATGCATCGATCGACAAGGAGATCGATGCGCGAGTCGAGAAGGGCGATGCCGAGGCGGAGGCGCTCAAGGCGATCCGCGGCAAGGTCGCGATCGCCAACGCCAAGATGGCCTATCAATGGTATCTCGACTTCCTGAAGTCGGACCGCTGGCAGGCGCTCGTCGCCAAGGGCGCGCAGCCGCAGCGGCTGTTGTGGGCATCGACCGGTGTGAAGGATCCGAGCTATCCGGATACGCTGTATATCGACACGCTGATCGGCAAGGATACGGTCAACACGATGCCGCCGAAGACGATGGACGCGTTCCGCGACCATGGCACTGCGGCGGAGACGATCACGCAGGACGTCGATCAGGCGAAGCATGTGCTGGCGGAAGCCGAGCGGCTGGGGCTCGACCTCAACGGCGTGACCGGCAAGCTGGTCGAAGAGGGCGTCGCATCGTTCGTGAAGGCGTTCGACGATCTGCTCGGCTCGATCGCAAAGAAGCAGCCCGCGACGGCGTAA
- the rpiA gene encoding ribose-5-phosphate isomerase RpiA — MIDDDKKAAAVAAVQEVRAGMLVGLGTGSTAAFAIRALGERVADGLAIRAVVTSDASGKLAREVGIDVLDFADIAAVDLTIDGADEIDSRCFAIKGAGGAMLREKIVAASSARMIVIADGSKQVERIGAVKLPVEVLPFALAYVMRVLTDMGAAPVIRDNYRTDQGNLVVDCHFATLEDPRATAATLSAIPGILGHGLFLDEVDAAYIATNGVVTRLERVGASD; from the coding sequence ATGATCGACGATGACAAGAAGGCGGCGGCAGTCGCTGCCGTGCAAGAGGTTCGGGCCGGGATGCTCGTCGGCCTTGGCACCGGTTCGACCGCTGCGTTTGCGATCCGGGCGCTTGGTGAGCGGGTCGCTGATGGCTTGGCGATCCGGGCGGTGGTGACGTCTGACGCCAGCGGCAAACTCGCGCGCGAAGTCGGGATCGATGTCCTCGACTTCGCCGACATCGCCGCGGTCGACCTGACGATCGACGGTGCGGACGAGATCGACTCGCGGTGCTTCGCGATCAAGGGCGCGGGCGGGGCGATGTTGCGGGAGAAGATCGTCGCCGCGTCCTCGGCACGGATGATCGTGATCGCGGATGGGTCGAAGCAGGTCGAACGGATCGGCGCGGTCAAGCTGCCGGTCGAGGTGCTGCCGTTCGCGTTGGCCTATGTGATGCGCGTGCTGACCGACATGGGTGCGGCGCCGGTCATCCGCGACAACTACCGGACGGATCAGGGCAATCTCGTCGTCGACTGCCACTTCGCCACGCTTGAAGACCCCCGCGCAACCGCCGCCACGCTGTCGGCGATCCCTGGTATTCTCGGCCACGGGCTGTTCCTCGACGAGGTCGACGCAGCATATATTGCAACGAATGGCGTTGTTACGCGACTGGAACGGGTGGGTGCATCCGACTAA
- the tkt gene encoding transketolase has protein sequence MTDTATAAPKADPMLHEDGSPERLAIDTIRTLSMDAVQKANSGHPGTPMALAPVGYTLWSKFLRYDPKHADWPNRDRFVLSVGHASMLLYALIHLAKIEEIGADGEKSGKEAVSLDDIKQFRQLSSKTPGHPEYRHTTGVETTTGPLGQGCGNSVGMAIAERWLAARYNKDGFTLFDHDVYTICGDGDMMEGVSAEAASLAGHLKLSNLCWIYDSNHISIEGATDLAFDEDVGLRFDAYGWNVIHVDDANDTAALTRAIETFKATNDKPTFIVVHSVIGYGSPKAGSEKAHGEPLGEENIRLTKQAYGWPEDKSFYVPDGVIEHFNGAIAERGAKLRDEWVALTDKYRDAYPELSAELDLLLKDELPEGWDADIPTFEADAKGVASRDSGGKVLNAIAKNVPWLIGGSADLAPSTKTDIKGQPSFEGDNYAGRNFHFGIREHGMGAIVNGMALSHLRSYGSTFLVFVDYMRAPVRLSAIMEVGAIWVFTHDSIGVGEDGPTHQPIEHLATLRAIPGLDTIRPSDANEVVAAWKAVLKDASTPAALIMSRQALPTLDRTKYASADGLEKGGYVLADSDGTPDVILIASGSEVSLAVDAHEKLKADGVKSRVVSMPSWYRYELQDAAYKESVLPREVRARVAIEMAGSIGWDRYVGLDGATVTMSTFGASAPLAKLQDKFGFTVDNVVKVARQVMETK, from the coding sequence ATGACCGATACCGCAACCGCCGCCCCCAAGGCGGACCCCATGCTGCACGAGGACGGCTCCCCCGAGCGTCTAGCGATCGATACCATCCGCACGCTGTCGATGGACGCGGTGCAGAAGGCGAATTCGGGCCATCCCGGCACGCCTATGGCGCTGGCACCGGTCGGCTACACGCTCTGGTCGAAGTTCCTGCGCTACGATCCCAAGCATGCCGACTGGCCCAACCGCGACCGTTTCGTGCTGTCGGTCGGCCATGCGTCGATGCTGCTCTATGCGCTGATCCACCTCGCCAAGATCGAAGAGATCGGCGCGGACGGCGAGAAGAGCGGCAAGGAAGCCGTCAGCCTCGACGACATCAAGCAGTTCCGCCAGCTTTCGTCCAAGACCCCCGGCCACCCCGAATATCGTCACACCACCGGCGTCGAGACGACGACCGGCCCGCTCGGCCAGGGTTGCGGCAATTCGGTCGGCATGGCGATCGCCGAGCGTTGGCTCGCCGCGCGCTACAACAAGGATGGCTTCACGCTGTTCGACCATGACGTCTACACGATCTGTGGCGACGGCGACATGATGGAGGGCGTTTCGGCCGAGGCGGCGAGCCTTGCCGGTCACCTCAAGCTTAGCAATCTGTGCTGGATCTACGACAGCAACCACATCTCGATCGAGGGCGCGACCGATCTGGCGTTCGACGAGGATGTCGGCCTGCGCTTTGATGCGTATGGCTGGAACGTCATCCATGTCGACGATGCGAACGATACCGCCGCGCTGACCCGTGCGATTGAGACGTTCAAGGCGACCAACGACAAGCCGACCTTCATCGTCGTGCATTCGGTGATCGGTTACGGCAGCCCCAAGGCGGGCAGCGAGAAGGCGCACGGCGAGCCGCTCGGCGAGGAAAATATCCGCCTGACCAAGCAGGCCTATGGCTGGCCCGAGGACAAGTCGTTCTACGTGCCCGACGGCGTGATCGAGCATTTCAACGGTGCGATCGCCGAGCGTGGCGCGAAGCTGCGCGACGAATGGGTCGCGCTGACCGACAAGTATCGTGATGCCTATCCCGAGCTGTCGGCCGAGTTGGACCTGCTGCTCAAGGACGAGCTGCCCGAGGGCTGGGATGCCGACATCCCGACCTTCGAGGCGGATGCCAAGGGCGTCGCCAGCCGTGACTCGGGTGGCAAGGTGCTTAACGCGATTGCCAAGAACGTGCCGTGGCTGATCGGCGGTTCGGCCGATCTCGCGCCGTCGACCAAGACCGACATCAAAGGCCAGCCATCGTTCGAGGGCGACAACTACGCCGGCCGGAACTTCCATTTCGGCATTCGCGAACATGGCATGGGCGCTATCGTCAACGGCATGGCGCTGTCGCACCTGCGCTCCTACGGCTCCACCTTCCTGGTGTTCGTCGATTACATGCGCGCCCCGGTGCGCCTGTCGGCGATCATGGAAGTCGGCGCGATCTGGGTGTTCACGCACGACTCGATCGGCGTCGGCGAGGACGGCCCTACGCACCAGCCGATCGAGCATCTTGCCACGCTGCGCGCGATCCCGGGGCTCGACACGATCCGTCCAAGCGATGCGAACGAAGTCGTCGCGGCGTGGAAGGCGGTCCTGAAGGACGCCAGCACGCCTGCCGCATTGATCATGTCGCGCCAGGCTCTGCCGACGCTCGACCGGACCAAGTATGCGAGCGCGGACGGGCTTGAGAAGGGCGGCTACGTGCTGGCCGACAGTGACGGCACGCCCGACGTGATCCTGATTGCGAGCGGCAGCGAAGTGTCGCTTGCGGTCGACGCGCACGAGAAGCTGAAGGCGGACGGCGTGAAGAGCCGGGTCGTGTCGATGCCGAGCTGGTATCGCTACGAATTGCAGGACGCGGCGTACAAGGAAAGCGTGCTGCCACGTGAAGTGCGGGCGCGCGTTGCGATCGAGATGGCCGGGTCGATCGGTTGGGACCGCTATGTCGGGCTCGACGGCGCGACCGTGACGATGTCGACCTTCGGTGCTTCGGCACCGCTCGCCAAGTTGCAGGACAAGTTCGGGTTCACCGTCGACAATGTCGTCAAGGTCGCCCGCCAAGTGATGGAGACCAAGTGA
- a CDS encoding multidrug efflux RND transporter permease subunit, protein MLSRVFIDRPIFAWVLAIIVMLGGIGAIMALPIAQYPDVAPPQVSIRASFPGANAQTIQNSVTQVVEQSLTGIDGLIYFSSSSSSRGSVSITVTFEKGTDPDIAQVQVQNQVQQTISRLPQQVQQQGLVVRKSNPDNLLIVGVYDETDKLTNQDVSDYLVSNLQDPLGRIPGIGDSNVFGAQYAMRIWLNPNKLASFQLIPSDVTTAIQAQNTEVAAGELGGQPQPDTQMLNATVTAQSRLQTPEQFANIILKTTNDGATVKLRDVARIELGAENYNARSRINAHPGAGIAVLLAPGADALKTAELVKAYVADAAKSFPPGLKYAYANDTTNFIKLSIDEVVETLIEAVILVVIVMFVFLQSWRATLIPTIAVPVVLLGTFGIFYLAGFSINTLTLFGLVLAIGLLVDDAIVVVENVERLMEENPEMTPREATIESMNEITVALVAIALVLSAVFLPMAFFGGSTGVIYRQFSLTMVSAMVLSVLVALILSPALTATLLKQKKKDAEGNNEKSWGERKFPKVAHVFTRAGDKFNSAFEKGTQKYTRGVQSVINRKWLFLLIYAGTVALLAVLFLRLPTGFLPTEDQGTGIVQFQLPAGATQGRTFALQKRIEQYYLTNEKANVGTMFTVSGGGGGGASGQNTGQGFISFAPWEDRKGKENTADAITGRASQAFAGFRDAQVYSLVPPAIRGLGSSNGFTMELQNSGSLSQVQFNAARDKLLALARADSSLTAIRLTELPDVATLRVDADQQKLSALGLTQANVNSTLSTAWGGQYVNDFIDRGRVKRVFVQGDAQFRAQPSDLSQWFVRGSNGQMAPFSSFAKTSWGQAPTTLSRFNGISSYEIQGAGAPGVSSGDAMTRIAELAGQIPGTSIAWAGLSYQERLSSGQAPLLYGLSLLVVFLCLAALYESWTIPIAVLLVIPLGLVGAILAVTLRGLINDVYLQIGLLTTMGLAAKNAILMIEFAEQEEKKGKRVIEAAMSAAKIRLRPILMTSFAFILGVLPLALSTGAGANSRIAIGTAVVGGMLTATILAIFYIPLFFVLVRRGARDGIAKLRGRPTGFQGHDDDHGHDGDNNEHLGPPEPQGPRRPEPA, encoded by the coding sequence ATGTTATCCCGTGTCTTCATCGATCGCCCGATCTTCGCCTGGGTGCTCGCGATCATCGTGATGCTCGGCGGCATCGGTGCGATCATGGCGCTGCCGATCGCGCAATATCCCGACGTCGCGCCGCCGCAGGTCTCGATCCGCGCCAGCTTCCCCGGCGCCAACGCACAGACGATTCAGAACAGCGTCACGCAGGTCGTCGAGCAATCGCTGACCGGGATCGACGGGCTGATCTATTTCAGCTCGTCCTCGTCGTCGCGCGGCTCGGTGTCGATCACCGTGACGTTCGAAAAGGGCACCGATCCCGACATCGCGCAGGTCCAGGTCCAGAACCAGGTCCAGCAGACGATCTCGCGCCTGCCACAACAGGTCCAGCAACAAGGCCTCGTCGTCCGCAAGTCGAACCCGGACAACCTCCTGATCGTCGGCGTCTATGACGAGACCGACAAGCTGACCAACCAGGACGTGTCCGACTATCTCGTTTCGAACCTGCAGGATCCGCTCGGCCGCATTCCCGGCATCGGCGACAGCAACGTGTTCGGCGCGCAGTACGCGATGCGGATCTGGCTGAACCCGAACAAGCTGGCGAGCTTCCAGCTGATCCCGAGCGACGTGACGACCGCGATCCAGGCGCAGAACACCGAGGTCGCCGCCGGCGAACTCGGCGGCCAGCCCCAGCCCGACACGCAGATGCTCAACGCGACCGTCACCGCGCAGTCGCGTCTCCAGACGCCCGAGCAGTTCGCCAACATCATCCTGAAGACCACCAACGACGGCGCCACCGTGAAGCTGCGTGACGTCGCTCGGATCGAGCTGGGCGCCGAGAACTACAACGCACGCAGCCGCATCAACGCGCATCCTGGTGCCGGCATCGCGGTGCTGCTCGCGCCCGGCGCCGACGCGCTCAAGACCGCCGAGCTGGTCAAGGCCTATGTCGCCGACGCGGCAAAGAGCTTCCCGCCCGGCCTGAAATACGCCTACGCCAACGACACGACGAACTTTATCAAGCTGTCGATCGACGAGGTCGTCGAGACGCTGATCGAGGCGGTCATCCTCGTCGTCATCGTGATGTTCGTGTTCCTGCAAAGCTGGCGCGCGACGCTCATCCCGACGATCGCCGTGCCGGTCGTGCTGCTCGGCACGTTCGGCATCTTCTATCTCGCCGGATTCTCGATCAACACGCTCACGCTGTTCGGGCTCGTGCTCGCGATCGGCCTGCTCGTCGACGACGCGATCGTCGTGGTCGAGAATGTCGAGCGCCTGATGGAAGAGAATCCCGAGATGACGCCTCGGGAGGCGACGATCGAGTCGATGAACGAGATCACCGTCGCACTGGTCGCGATCGCGCTCGTGCTGTCGGCGGTGTTCCTGCCGATGGCGTTCTTCGGCGGCTCGACCGGCGTGATCTACCGCCAGTTCTCGCTGACGATGGTTTCGGCGATGGTGCTGTCGGTGCTCGTCGCGCTGATCCTCAGCCCCGCGCTCACCGCGACCCTGCTCAAGCAGAAGAAGAAGGACGCGGAGGGCAACAACGAGAAGAGCTGGGGCGAACGCAAATTCCCGAAGGTCGCGCATGTCTTCACGCGCGCCGGCGACAAGTTCAATTCGGCGTTCGAGAAGGGCACGCAGAAATACACCCGTGGCGTGCAATCGGTAATCAACCGGAAATGGCTGTTCCTGCTGATCTACGCGGGAACCGTGGCCTTGCTGGCGGTGCTGTTCCTGCGCCTTCCGACGGGCTTCCTGCCGACCGAGGATCAGGGCACCGGCATCGTTCAGTTCCAGCTTCCCGCCGGCGCCACGCAAGGCCGCACCTTCGCGCTGCAAAAGCGGATCGAGCAATATTACCTGACCAACGAGAAGGCGAACGTCGGGACGATGTTCACCGTCAGCGGCGGCGGCGGCGGTGGCGCAAGCGGCCAGAACACCGGCCAGGGCTTCATCTCGTTCGCACCCTGGGAGGACCGCAAGGGCAAGGAAAACACCGCCGACGCGATCACCGGTCGCGCTTCTCAGGCGTTTGCCGGCTTCCGCGACGCGCAGGTCTATTCGCTCGTCCCCCCCGCGATCCGCGGCCTTGGTTCGTCGAACGGCTTCACGATGGAGCTGCAGAACAGCGGCAGCCTCTCGCAGGTCCAATTCAACGCCGCGCGCGACAAGTTGCTCGCGCTCGCCCGCGCCGACTCGTCGCTCACCGCGATCCGCCTTACCGAACTGCCCGACGTCGCAACCCTGCGCGTCGATGCCGACCAGCAGAAGCTGTCCGCGCTGGGGCTGACGCAGGCCAACGTGAACTCGACGCTGTCGACCGCTTGGGGCGGGCAATATGTGAACGACTTCATCGACCGCGGTCGCGTGAAGCGCGTGTTCGTCCAGGGCGATGCGCAGTTCCGTGCGCAGCCGTCCGATCTCAGCCAATGGTTCGTCCGCGGGTCGAACGGCCAGATGGCGCCGTTCTCGTCCTTCGCCAAGACCAGCTGGGGCCAGGCGCCGACGACGCTCTCGCGCTTCAACGGCATCTCGTCCTACGAGATCCAGGGAGCCGGCGCGCCGGGCGTCAGCTCGGGCGACGCGATGACCAGGATCGCCGAACTCGCCGGCCAGATCCCGGGCACCTCGATCGCGTGGGCCGGGTTGTCGTATCAGGAACGCCTGTCCTCGGGTCAGGCCCCCTTGCTCTACGGCCTGTCGCTGCTCGTCGTCTTCCTGTGCCTAGCCGCGCTCTACGAGAGCTGGACGATCCCGATCGCGGTGCTGCTCGTCATTCCGCTCGGCCTCGTCGGAGCGATCCTCGCGGTGACGCTGCGTGGCCTCATCAACGACGTCTATCTTCAGATCGGCCTGCTCACGACGATGGGGCTGGCGGCGAAGAACGCGATCCTGATGATCGAATTCGCCGAGCAGGAGGAGAAGAAGGGCAAGCGCGTCATCGAGGCGGCAATGTCCGCCGCGAAGATTCGTCTGCGCCCGATCCTGATGACCTCGTTCGCGTTCATCCTCGGCGTGTTGCCGCTTGCGCTGTCGACCGGTGCGGGTGCCAACAGCCGCATCGCGATCGGCACCGCGGTGGTCGGCGGCATGCTGACCGCGACGATCCTCGCGATCTTCTACATCCCCCTGTTCTTCGTCCTCGTCCGCCGCGGCGCGCGCGACGGCATCGCCAAGCTGCGTGGGCGCCCGACCGGCTTCCAAGGCCATGACGACGACCACGGTCATGACGGAGACAACAACGAACATCTGGGCCCGCCCGAACCACAGGGCCCTCGCCGGCCGGAGCCCGCATGA
- a CDS encoding haloacid dehalogenase type II, with translation MVHRPPIKALAFDVFGTVVDWRSGIARDAAPILARLGRTDIDPHAFADGWRKRYQPALEEVRSGRRPFVILDTLHREALEDLLRHHNIDPAALDGATLTDLTHAWHRLEPWPDSVEGLTRLKTRYPIVTLSNGNIALMLEMVRRAGLPWDAILGAEVSRVYKPLPEAYLATARMLAIEPSELCLVAAHHSDLAAARAAGLQTAYVDRPHEYGGRPAPDADAAQDWEFGVDSLTRLADELCR, from the coding sequence ATGGTACACCGCCCCCCGATCAAAGCCCTCGCCTTCGACGTGTTCGGCACCGTGGTCGACTGGCGCTCGGGGATCGCACGCGATGCCGCCCCGATCCTCGCCCGCCTCGGCCGCACCGATATCGACCCGCACGCGTTCGCCGACGGCTGGCGCAAACGCTATCAGCCTGCGCTGGAGGAGGTGCGGAGCGGCCGGCGTCCGTTCGTGATCCTCGACACGCTTCACCGCGAGGCGCTCGAAGACCTGCTCCGCCACCACAACATCGACCCCGCTGCGCTCGATGGGGCGACGCTAACCGATCTGACGCACGCCTGGCACCGGCTCGAACCCTGGCCCGACTCGGTCGAAGGTCTCACCCGCCTCAAGACCCGCTACCCGATCGTCACGTTGAGCAACGGCAACATCGCGCTGATGCTGGAGATGGTACGCCGCGCCGGCCTCCCCTGGGACGCGATCCTCGGGGCCGAAGTCAGCCGTGTCTACAAGCCACTCCCCGAAGCGTACCTCGCCACCGCGCGGATGCTGGCGATCGAACCGTCCGAGCTCTGCCTCGTCGCCGCGCACCATAGCGACCTTGCCGCCGCCCGCGCTGCCGGTCTCCAGACCGCCTATGTCGATCGCCCGCACGAATATGGCGGCCGCCCCGCGCCCGATGCGGATGCCGCTCAGGATTGGGAGTTCGGCGTCGACAGCCTGACGCGATTGGCCGACGAACTGTGCCGATGA
- a CDS encoding efflux RND transporter periplasmic adaptor subunit codes for MATRFSARRCAVLLVPALALAACSGGGDDKAQGKAGRGGQPGQGTPTVGYVVVQPTSVAMTTELSGRTTAFESSDVRPQVTGIIRRRFFTEGTLVKKGQPLYEIDPRLYRAAANEAQANLQSARANQQAQTILAERYKPLADMEAISKQDYTNAVATSRQATASVAQTRAALETAQINLKFTTVPAPITGRIGRSLFTVGALVSATQTDPLAQIQRLDPMFVDIQQSSGDLLALRRSLGQNGIVPTEAQVHLTLEDGSEYGATGTVQFAEALVNTQTGTVTLRARFPNPQGLLLPGMFVQAKFAQAINQRAFLVPQAGVSRDAKGNATVYVVDANNKAVQKNIKADRTQGAFWVVTSGLNPGDRIITQGLSKIAPNQGVKPVPENTEQKIEAPKGDSSGGQSSQKKAG; via the coding sequence ATAGCCACACGATTCTCTGCACGGCGGTGCGCCGTCCTGCTGGTGCCCGCACTGGCGCTCGCAGCCTGTTCCGGCGGCGGCGACGATAAGGCACAAGGCAAGGCCGGTCGCGGCGGCCAGCCCGGCCAGGGCACGCCCACCGTCGGCTATGTCGTCGTCCAGCCGACCAGCGTCGCGATGACCACCGAACTCAGCGGCCGCACCACCGCATTCGAAAGCTCGGACGTCCGGCCCCAGGTCACCGGCATCATCCGCCGCCGCTTCTTCACCGAGGGCACGCTCGTCAAGAAGGGCCAGCCGCTTTACGAGATCGACCCGCGCCTCTATCGCGCCGCCGCCAACGAAGCGCAGGCCAACCTCCAGAGCGCGCGCGCCAACCAGCAGGCGCAGACCATCCTCGCCGAGCGCTACAAGCCGCTCGCCGACATGGAGGCGATCAGCAAACAGGATTACACCAACGCGGTCGCGACCTCGCGCCAGGCTACCGCCTCGGTCGCGCAGACCCGCGCCGCGCTGGAGACCGCGCAGATCAACCTGAAGTTCACGACCGTCCCCGCGCCGATCACCGGCCGCATCGGCCGTTCGCTGTTCACCGTCGGCGCGCTCGTCTCGGCGACGCAGACCGATCCGCTCGCGCAGATCCAGCGACTCGATCCGATGTTCGTCGATATCCAGCAATCGTCCGGCGACCTGCTCGCGCTACGCCGGTCGCTCGGTCAGAACGGCATCGTCCCGACCGAGGCCCAGGTTCACCTGACGCTGGAAGACGGCAGCGAATATGGCGCGACCGGCACCGTCCAGTTCGCCGAGGCGCTCGTCAACACCCAGACCGGCACCGTGACGCTGCGCGCGCGCTTCCCCAATCCGCAGGGGCTTCTGCTCCCCGGCATGTTCGTCCAGGCCAAGTTCGCGCAGGCGATCAACCAGCGCGCGTTCCTCGTGCCGCAGGCGGGCGTCTCGCGTGATGCCAAGGGCAACGCGACGGTCTATGTCGTCGATGCGAACAACAAGGCGGTGCAGAAGAATATCAAGGCTGACCGCACGCAGGGCGCGTTCTGGGTGGTCACCAGCGGGCTCAACCCCGGCGACCGGATCATCACGCAGGGGCTGTCGAAGATCGCCCCGAACCAGGGCGTGAAGCCGGTGCCGGAAAACACCGAGCAAAAGATCGAAGCGCCCAAGGGTGATTCCTCAGGCGGCCAGTCCAGCCAGAAAAAGGCCGGCTAA